A single Drosophila miranda strain MSH22 chromosome XR, D.miranda_PacBio2.1, whole genome shotgun sequence DNA region contains:
- the LOC108153241 gene encoding heat shock protein 27 has protein sequence MALVPSTNNTDWDYWDYRRRLWRDWDINDWDLPYWKRSLSRVGSAPDLSRVIVGKDGFEANVDVHQFKPYEITVKTTGDTVVVEAKHEKRRDGDTFVGRHIVKRFVLPRGYYPNDVRSELSSDGILTVRCPPYLSNERSVYVRQVGPAYLSIKN, from the coding sequence ATGGCACTGGTTCCGTCTACGAACAACACGGACTGGGATTACTGGGATTACCGTCGGCGCTTGTGGCGCGACTGGGACATCAACGACTGGGATCTGCCCTACTGGAAGCGCTCGCTGTCGCGCGTGGGCTCCGCGCCCGATCTGAGCAGGGTGATCGTGGGCAAGGACGGGTTCGAGGCCAACGTGGATGTGCACCAGTTCAAGCCGTACGAGATCACAGTGAAGACCACCGGCGATACGGTGGTGGTGGAGGCCAAGCACGAGAAGCGTCGCGACGGAGACACCTTCGTGGGACGCCACATTGTCAAGCGATTCGTGCTGCCCCGTGGATACTACCCGAACGATGTCCGGTCGGAGCTGTCCTCCGATGGCATCCTCACCGTGCGCTGTCCGCCGTATCTGAGCAACGAGCGGAGTGTCTACGTCCGTCAAGTGGGTCCCGCATATCTCAGCATTAAAAACTAA
- the LOC108153239 gene encoding fibrillin-1 isoform X1, with translation MWAVKYVLCALSCVAFAAAALEDCEVAPLVRHATAKIALNDDTITAIYTCKAGFDLRGSAELICNSETDKWQGEPPSCVKASAVSERKKRVLAIPEEPKVPLPLAAILDLSCIEAKVMAPEISHGLVVKYERRRRGEKIFLVAYFACNENYEFEFLETSAMYCHDKQWVGELPTCIPQVEYTDGDGGDGGDLEGEDYDEYETITNDDDNDTDNLVEEEAKVTESEPPPPPPPPVEEEVVESVEESTQPTGPVKAPVEELPVEVEPQPEVLPESIDEPKPEPEIVVRVDEAEPVETPLEPEVKVEEVTEINVVVEPTKDPYTPRFLDEDCGEDRGGCEHICKRLLYPDENEPVLKCSCREGYTLDPSDYVSCLDIDECQESNGGCSEICNNLPGSFQCACQKGYQLDDSTGKSCVDIDECTNAELSSDCQNGCENLPGSYRCVVALVTQEEAAIETALSEPTEEDNEISVEEVSQPSPKVQCNPGFQLSPDGSECQDIDECDIDDGEDEEHPKPRFCQQKCQNTIGSYRCHCHSGYHLLEDKQSCALDGCQDLDNPKLNRTRCAHECENLPDGNYKCKCPQGYDLAEDQHSCVVAESACTTDNGHDRCRPGSCVPNEDNSSFSCLCPPGYTSEVFSCQDIDECAEESHLCSHSCLNTDGGYQCLCPVGLTLVEEFTCVAEDLCEVNNNGCEQICLTARGGACSCRDGFRLGADGKGCQDVDECQVENGGCQQVCRNLPGSYGCECSPGYELLRLEGLRGYCFDIDECAREMHKCHEEMLCENLNGSYTCLCPAGYALGLDNHIITSTSSSESSSTSPPNDSSSSEPSPCLDIDECSLANGNCSHFCLNLPGRFQCACPLGYALAEDGRTCQDIDECLHGNGQCKQLCLNQPGGFACACESGFEITPDGFGCLDIDECSQEYGNCSDICINLLGTHACACERGYELSEDGRSCQDIDECAGLLSGGCTHECINKKGSFECGCPLGYILQEDNRSCRPALVGCPPGSQRTSTSDGCEPIKCGLGLLLGADGSCVDVDECQLNNGGCSHRCENSQGSFKCACPAGYQLDSDLRTCQDVDECSLDKENCLAGSCVNEPGGFRCECSSGKRLSIDGRTCLDVPQPPRASPLPELPRANPFPTFPELPKARPEERLPPALPVLPKANPFPSFPELGKAPKYPSAAPEAPRFPSIESVNTRLPQIPWVTQTQPQPRDACPRFQAPANGKARCNKYRHKRKQFYNSRCRVTCNPGFTLQGSEIRSCGSAGVWEGQENKCVPLVQRRVQTQSICPALKQARNGVISPASCTQGPSSFGAICHLRCNAGFVPTGPLLASCMALQGWSFGSDLNCQPFGSSFFNNRLPWIRSQSLQNIPSVQQTATRARPYIKCPENVVILLHRGEVKAHVTLQRPETNLDYRNVAVFPAWAKQLEAHLPAGVHKIGFRAQDPQTRQSAACQTIITIKAAPTTESNLFTFSSAPVQSHSGFSRPAAFPTFSSRSSAPAPAPFPTFPTRSTVRQPAAFPTFSRSAQFARLSALPEPSTPSSPASFPTLDSVQTSKNLIGVAPERSESFRVDLGSDTSNYCPPSIEVHLKENQNLRSVVWEEPRFEGKLLKIFKSHFPGALFRLGDHAIKYEATTTDGVTLSCSFHIHVKAAKPTPAPAQPEIAYPESESESLSLSSAPAQLREKPATSGSLFDGHESYVVCPDKEPVRVTAHQSVNLPVGCTLKNVRPQSSPQTHLKRGTLTSLWHRYNANF, from the exons ATGTGGGCGGTCAAATATGTTTTATGTGCCCTGTCATGCGTTGCATTTGCTGCAG CGGCACTGGAGGACTGTGAGGTGGCGCCATTGGTGAGGCATGCCACGGCGAAGATAGCATTGAACGATGACACAATCACTGCGATATATACCTGCAAGGCGGGCTTCGATCTGAGGGGATCGGCGGAGCTGATCTGCAACTCGGAGACCGACAAATGGCAGGGAGAGCCACCCAGTTGTGTGAAGG CTTCCGCGGTCTCAGAACGCAAAAAGAGGGTTTTGGCCATACCAGAGGAGCCCAAGGTCCCTCTGCCCTTGGCTGCGATTCTAGACTTGAGCTGCATCGAGGCAAAGGTGATGGCCCCAGAGATCAGCCACGGACTAGTGGTCAAGTACGAGCGTCGCCGCCGGGGCGAGAAGATCTTCCTTGTGGCCTACTTCGCGTGCAATGAGAACTACGAGTTCGAGTTTTTGGAGACCTCAGCGATGTACTGCCACGACAAACAGTGGGTGGGCGAGCTGCCCACCTGCATTCCCCAGGTGGAGTACACCGATGGGGATGGCGGAGATGGTGGGGATCTCGAGGGCGAGGACTACGATGAGTACGAGACCATCACCAATGACGATGACAACGACACCGACAATTTGGTTGAAGAGGAGGCAAAGGTGACTGAGAGTGAACCGCCGCCACCACCTCCACCACCAGTCGAAGAGGAAGTTGTTGAGTCCGTGGAGGAGTCTACACAACCAACAGGACCTGTCAAGGCTCCTGTAGAGGAGCTTCCAGTGGAAGTCGAACCACAGCCAGAAGTGTTGCCAGAGTCGATCGATGAGCCAAAACCTGAACCGGAAATTGTTGTACGCGTCGATGAAGCAGAGCCTGTTGAAACTCCCCTTGAACCTGAAGTCAAGGTCGAAGAAGTAACAGAAATCAATGTGGTGGTTGAGCCCACGAAAGATCCATACACACCTCGATTCCTGGACGAAGACTGCGGTGAAGATCGCGGTGGATGTGAGCACATATGCAAGCGCCTCTTGTATCCAGACGAGAACGAACCCGTCCTGAAGTGCAGCTGCCGGGAGGGCTATACCTTAGATCCGAGCGATTACGTCAGCTGTCTTG ATATCGATGAGTGTCAGGAGTCGAATGGTGGCTGTTCAGAAATCTGCAACAATCTGCCGGGAAGCTTTCAATGCGCCTGCCAGAAGGGCTACCAACTAGATGACTCAACGGGAAAGTCCTGCGTGG ACATCGACGAGTGCACCAATGCAGAATTATCTTCAGATTGTCAGAATGGTTGTGAGAACTTGCCCGGATCATATCGCTGTGTGGTGGCATTGGTCACCCAAGAAGAGGCTGCCATTGAGACTGCATTGTCAGAGCCCACGGAGGAGGATAACGAGATCTCAGTTGAGGAAGTATCGCAGCCCAGCCCTAAAGTGCAGTGCAACCCTGGGTTCCAGCTCTCGCCCGATGGCAGCGAGTGCCAGGACATTGACGAGTGCGACATCGACGATGGCGAGGACGAGGAGCATCCCAAGCCTCGCTTCTGCCAGCAAAAGTGTCAGAACACCATTGGCTCCTATCGCTGCCACTGTCACTCGGGCTACCATCTGCTGGAGGATAAACAGAGCTGCGCCCTCGACGGCTGCCAGGACCTGGACAATCCGAAACTGAATCGCACTCGCTGTGCCCACGAGTGCGAGAACCTGCCGGATGGCAACTACAAGTGCAAGTGTCCTCAGGGCTACGATCTGGCCGAGGATCAGCACAGCTGCGTGGTGGCCGAGTCGGCCTGCACCACGGATAACGGCCACGACCGCTGTCGTCCGGGCAGCTGTGTGCCCAACGAGGATAACAGCAGCTTTAGCTGCCTCTGTCCGCCCGGTTACACCAGCGAGGTCTTCAGCTGCCAGGACATCGACGAGTGTGCGGAGGAGAGCCATCTGTGCAGCCACAGTTGCCTCAACACAGATGGTGGCTACCAGTGCCTGTGTCCTGTCGGCCTGACCCTCGTGGAGGAGTTCACCTGCGTGGCCGAGGATCTGTGCGAGGTCAACAACAATGGGTGCGAACAGATCTGCCTCACGGCTCGTGGCGGTGCCTGCTCCTGTCGCGACGGCTTCCGCCTCGGCGCGGATGGCAAGGGGTGTCAGGACGTGGACGAGTGTCAGGTGGAGAACGGCGGCTGCCAGCAGGTGTGCCGCAATCTGCCAGGTTCGTATGGGTGCGAGTGCTCGCCGGGATATGAGCTGCTCCGGCTGGAGGGGCTTCGCGGCTACTGCTTTGACATTGACGAGTGCGCGAGGGAGATGCACAAATGCCATGAGGAAATGCTTTGCGAGAACCTCAATGGTTCCTACACCTGCCTCTGTCCAGCTGGCTATGCTCTAGGGCTGGACAATCACATCATCACATCCACATCATCATCCGAATCATCATCCACATCACCGCCTAACGACTCATCATCATCTGAACCTTCACCCTGCCTGGACATTGACGAGTGCTCGCTGGCCAACGGCAACTGCTCGCACTTCTGCTTGAATCTGCCGGGGAGATTCCAATGCGCCTGTCCCCTGGGGTATGCTCTGGCCGAGGACGGGCGCACCTGCCAGGACATCGACGAGTGTCTCCATGGCAATGGCCAATGCAAGCAGCTTTGCCTCAACCAGCCAGGGGGCTTTGCTTGCGCCTGCGAGTCCGGGTTTGAGATCACGCCGGATGGCTTTGGGTGCTTGGACATCGACGAGTGCTCGCAGGAGTACGGAAACTGTAGCGACATCTGCATTAATCTTCTAGGTACCCATGCGTGTGCCTGCGAGCGGGGCTACGAGCTGTCCGAAGATGGAAGGAGCTGCCAGGACATAGACGAGTGTGCCGGTCTTCTCTCGGGCGGCTGCACCCACGAGTGCATCAACAAGAAGGGCAGCTTCGAGTGCGGCTGCCCCTTGGGCTACATCCTCCAGGAGGACAATCGGAGCTGCCGCCCCGCCCTGGTTGGCTGTCCTCCTGGCAGTCAGAGGACCTCCACCTCCGATGGCTGCGAACCCATCAAATGCGGCCTGGGCCTCCTGCTCGGCGCCGATGGCAGCTGTGTGGACGTCGACGAGTGCCAGTTGAACAACGGGGGCTGCTCGCATCGCTGCGAGAATAGCCAGGGCTCCTTCAAGTGCGCCTGCCCGGCCGGCTATCAGTTGGACAGCGATCTCAGGACGTGCCAGGACGTGGACGAGTGTTCGCTGGACAAGGAGAACTGTCTAGCTGGCAGCTGTGTCAATGAACCAGGCGGTTTCCGCTGCGAGTGCTCCTCCGGCAAGAGACTCTCCATTGATGGAAGGACCTGCCTGGATGTGCCTCAGCCACCAAGGGCTTCGCCTCTTCCCGAGCTACCAAGAGCAAATCCGTTTCCCACATTTCCCGAACTACCCAAAGCCCGTCCAGAAGAGCGACTGCCGCCTGCTCTTCCCGTCTTACCAAAAGCAAACCCATTTCCCTCATTTCCCGAGCTGGGCAAAGCTCCAAAATATCCTTCTGCAGCTCCAGAAGCACCAAGGTTTCCTTCTATTGAATCAGTGAATACCAGGCTTCCGCAGATTCCCTGGGTCACTCAGACACAACCCCAGCCACGGGATGCCTGTCCACGCTTCCAGGCGCCGGCGAACGGCAAGGCCCGCTGCAACAAGTATCGCCACAAGCGCAAGCAGTTCTACAACAGTCGCTGCAGGGTCACCTGCAATCCGGGCTTCACCCTCCAGGGATCGGAGATCAGGAGTTGCGGATCCGCTGGTGTTTGGGAGGGTCAGGAGAACAAGTGCGTGC CTCTTGTCCAGCGTCGTGTGCAGACCCAATCGATATGTCCTGCCCTGAAACAGGCCCGCAATGGTGTCATCTCTCCTGCAAGCTGTACACAGGGTCCTTCCAGCTTTGGGGCCATCTGCCACCTGCGGTGCAATGCTGGCTTTGTGCCTACTGGACCTTTGCTGGCCTCCTGCATGGCCCTGCAGGGCTGGTCCTTTGGATCTGATCTCAACTGTCAGCCGTTCGGCAGCAGCTTTTTCAACAATCGACTGCCCTGGATCCGATCGCAATCTCTGCAGAATATACCGTCAGTACAGCAGACAGCCACAAGAGCTCGGCCCTACATCAAATGTCCCGAGAATGTGGTCATCCTTCTGCATCGCGGTGAGGTCAAGGCTCATGTGACTCTGCAGAGGCCTGAGACGAATCTGGACTACCGAAATGTGGCTGTTTTTCCCGCCTGGGCCAAGCAGCTGGAGGCCCACCTTCCGGCTGGCGTCCACAAGATTGGGTTCCGGGCTCAGGACCCACAGACGAGGCAGAGTGCCGCCTGTCAAACGATCATCACCATCAAGGCGGCGCCAACGACAGAGTCCAATTTGTTCACCTTTTCCTCCGCTCCAGTTCAGAGTCATTCAGGGTTCTCCAGACCTGCTGCGTTTCCCACATTTTCCTCCCGGTCTTCAGCCCCTGCCCCCGCACCGTTTCCCACATTTCCCACACGGAGTACAGTCCGCCAACCAGCTGCATTTCCGACATTTTCCAGGTCCGCTCAATTTGCCAGACTATCTGCACTTCCTGAACCATCGACCCCATCTAGCCCCGCATCCTTCCCAACACTAGACTCTGTTCAAACGTCAAAGAATCTCATTGGTGTCGCTCCTGAGCGCAGTGAGAGCTTCAGGGTGGACCTAGGCTCAGATACATCCAACTATTGCCCACCCTCGATTGAGGTTCATCTGAAGGAGAATCAGAATCTGCGTTCGGTTGTCTGGGAAGAGCCCCGCTTCGAAGGCAAATTGTTGAAGATCTTCAAGTCTCAT TTTCCTGGTGCTTTGTTTAGGCTGGGCGATCATGCCATCAAATACGAGGCAACCACCACTGACGGTGTGACCCTCAGCTGCAGTTTCCACATTCATGTCAAGG CTGCCAAGCCCACACCTGCACCTGCACAACCAGAGATTGCCTATCCCGaatccgagtccgagtccctGTCCCTGAGTTCAGCGCCAGCACAACTAAGGGAGAAGCCTGCCACCAGCGGCAGTCTGTTCGATGGCCATGAGTCCTATGTGGTCTGTCCCGACAAAGAGCCCGTCCGAGTGACGGCCCACCAATCC GTCAACCTGCCCGTGGGCTGTACTCTGAAGAACGTGCGCCCGCAATCGAGTCCCCAGACGCATCTGAAACGCGGCACCCTCACCTCGCTCTGGCATAGGTACAATGCGAATTTCTAG
- the LOC108153239 gene encoding uncharacterized protein LOC108153239 isoform X2, which yields MWAVKYVLCALSCVAFAAAALEDCEVAPLVRHATAKIALNDDTITAIYTCKAGFDLRGSAELICNSETDKWQGEPPSCVKASAVSERKKRVLAIPEEPKVPLPLAAILDLSCIEAKVMAPEISHGLVVKYERRRRGEKIFLVAYFACNENYEFEFLETSAMYCHDKQWVGELPTCIPQVEYTDGDGGDGGDLEGEDYDEYETITNDDDNDTDNLVEEEAKVTESEPPPPPPPPVEEEVVESVEESTQPTGPVKAPVEELPVEVEPQPEVLPESIDEPKPEPEIVVRVDEAEPVETPLEPEVKVEEVTEINVVVEPTKDPYTPRFLDEDCGEDRGGCEHICKRLLYPDENEPVLKCSCREGYTLDPSDYVSCLDIDECQESNGGCSEICNNLPGSFQCACQKGYQLDDSTGKSCVDIDECTNAELSSDCQNGCENLPGSYRCVVALVTQEEAAIETALSEPTEEDNEISVEEVSQPSPKVQCNPGFQLSPDGSECQDIDECDIDDGEDEEHPKPRFCQQKCQNTIGSYRCHCHSGYHLLEDKQSCALDGCQDLDNPKLNRTRCAHECENLPDGNYKCKCPQGYDLAEDQHSCVVAESACTTDNGHDRCRPGSCVPNEDNSSFSCLCPPGYTSEVFSCQDIDECAEESHLCSHSCLNTDGGYQCLCPVGLTLVEEFTCVAEDLCEVNNNGCEQICLTARGGACSCRDGFRLGADGKGCQDVDECQVENGGCQQVCRNLPGTHACACERGYELSEDGRSCQDIDECAGLLSGGCTHECINKKGSFECGCPLGYILQEDNRSCRPALVGCPPGSQRTSTSDGCEPIKCGLGLLLGADGSCVDVDECQLNNGGCSHRCENSQGSFKCACPAGYQLDSDLRTCQDVDECSLDKENCLAGSCVNEPGGFRCECSSGKRLSIDGRTCLDVPQPPRASPLPELPRANPFPTFPELPKARPEERLPPALPVLPKANPFPSFPELGKAPKYPSAAPEAPRFPSIESVNTRLPQIPWVTQTQPQPRDACPRFQAPANGKARCNKYRHKRKQFYNSRCRVTCNPGFTLQGSEIRSCGSAGVWEGQENKCVPLVQRRVQTQSICPALKQARNGVISPASCTQGPSSFGAICHLRCNAGFVPTGPLLASCMALQGWSFGSDLNCQPFGSSFFNNRLPWIRSQSLQNIPSVQQTATRARPYIKCPENVVILLHRGEVKAHVTLQRPETNLDYRNVAVFPAWAKQLEAHLPAGVHKIGFRAQDPQTRQSAACQTIITIKAAPTTESNLFTFSSAPVQSHSGFSRPAAFPTFSSRSSAPAPAPFPTFPTRSTVRQPAAFPTFSRSAQFARLSALPEPSTPSSPASFPTLDSVQTSKNLIGVAPERSESFRVDLGSDTSNYCPPSIEVHLKENQNLRSVVWEEPRFEGKLLKIFKSHFPGALFRLGDHAIKYEATTTDGVTLSCSFHIHVKAAKPTPAPAQPEIAYPESESESLSLSSAPAQLREKPATSGSLFDGHESYVVCPDKEPVRVTAHQSVNLPVGCTLKNVRPQSSPQTHLKRGTLTSLWHRYNANF from the exons ATGTGGGCGGTCAAATATGTTTTATGTGCCCTGTCATGCGTTGCATTTGCTGCAG CGGCACTGGAGGACTGTGAGGTGGCGCCATTGGTGAGGCATGCCACGGCGAAGATAGCATTGAACGATGACACAATCACTGCGATATATACCTGCAAGGCGGGCTTCGATCTGAGGGGATCGGCGGAGCTGATCTGCAACTCGGAGACCGACAAATGGCAGGGAGAGCCACCCAGTTGTGTGAAGG CTTCCGCGGTCTCAGAACGCAAAAAGAGGGTTTTGGCCATACCAGAGGAGCCCAAGGTCCCTCTGCCCTTGGCTGCGATTCTAGACTTGAGCTGCATCGAGGCAAAGGTGATGGCCCCAGAGATCAGCCACGGACTAGTGGTCAAGTACGAGCGTCGCCGCCGGGGCGAGAAGATCTTCCTTGTGGCCTACTTCGCGTGCAATGAGAACTACGAGTTCGAGTTTTTGGAGACCTCAGCGATGTACTGCCACGACAAACAGTGGGTGGGCGAGCTGCCCACCTGCATTCCCCAGGTGGAGTACACCGATGGGGATGGCGGAGATGGTGGGGATCTCGAGGGCGAGGACTACGATGAGTACGAGACCATCACCAATGACGATGACAACGACACCGACAATTTGGTTGAAGAGGAGGCAAAGGTGACTGAGAGTGAACCGCCGCCACCACCTCCACCACCAGTCGAAGAGGAAGTTGTTGAGTCCGTGGAGGAGTCTACACAACCAACAGGACCTGTCAAGGCTCCTGTAGAGGAGCTTCCAGTGGAAGTCGAACCACAGCCAGAAGTGTTGCCAGAGTCGATCGATGAGCCAAAACCTGAACCGGAAATTGTTGTACGCGTCGATGAAGCAGAGCCTGTTGAAACTCCCCTTGAACCTGAAGTCAAGGTCGAAGAAGTAACAGAAATCAATGTGGTGGTTGAGCCCACGAAAGATCCATACACACCTCGATTCCTGGACGAAGACTGCGGTGAAGATCGCGGTGGATGTGAGCACATATGCAAGCGCCTCTTGTATCCAGACGAGAACGAACCCGTCCTGAAGTGCAGCTGCCGGGAGGGCTATACCTTAGATCCGAGCGATTACGTCAGCTGTCTTG ATATCGATGAGTGTCAGGAGTCGAATGGTGGCTGTTCAGAAATCTGCAACAATCTGCCGGGAAGCTTTCAATGCGCCTGCCAGAAGGGCTACCAACTAGATGACTCAACGGGAAAGTCCTGCGTGG ACATCGACGAGTGCACCAATGCAGAATTATCTTCAGATTGTCAGAATGGTTGTGAGAACTTGCCCGGATCATATCGCTGTGTGGTGGCATTGGTCACCCAAGAAGAGGCTGCCATTGAGACTGCATTGTCAGAGCCCACGGAGGAGGATAACGAGATCTCAGTTGAGGAAGTATCGCAGCCCAGCCCTAAAGTGCAGTGCAACCCTGGGTTCCAGCTCTCGCCCGATGGCAGCGAGTGCCAGGACATTGACGAGTGCGACATCGACGATGGCGAGGACGAGGAGCATCCCAAGCCTCGCTTCTGCCAGCAAAAGTGTCAGAACACCATTGGCTCCTATCGCTGCCACTGTCACTCGGGCTACCATCTGCTGGAGGATAAACAGAGCTGCGCCCTCGACGGCTGCCAGGACCTGGACAATCCGAAACTGAATCGCACTCGCTGTGCCCACGAGTGCGAGAACCTGCCGGATGGCAACTACAAGTGCAAGTGTCCTCAGGGCTACGATCTGGCCGAGGATCAGCACAGCTGCGTGGTGGCCGAGTCGGCCTGCACCACGGATAACGGCCACGACCGCTGTCGTCCGGGCAGCTGTGTGCCCAACGAGGATAACAGCAGCTTTAGCTGCCTCTGTCCGCCCGGTTACACCAGCGAGGTCTTCAGCTGCCAGGACATCGACGAGTGTGCGGAGGAGAGCCATCTGTGCAGCCACAGTTGCCTCAACACAGATGGTGGCTACCAGTGCCTGTGTCCTGTCGGCCTGACCCTCGTGGAGGAGTTCACCTGCGTGGCCGAGGATCTGTGCGAGGTCAACAACAATGGGTGCGAACAGATCTGCCTCACGGCTCGTGGCGGTGCCTGCTCCTGTCGCGACGGCTTCCGCCTCGGCGCGGATGGCAAGGGGTGTCAGGACGTGGACGAGTGTCAGGTGGAGAACGGCGGCTGCCAGCAGGTGTGCCGCAATCTGCCAG GTACCCATGCGTGTGCCTGCGAGCGGGGCTACGAGCTGTCCGAAGATGGAAGGAGCTGCCAGGACATAGACGAGTGTGCCGGTCTTCTCTCGGGCGGCTGCACCCACGAGTGCATCAACAAGAAGGGCAGCTTCGAGTGCGGCTGCCCCTTGGGCTACATCCTCCAGGAGGACAATCGGAGCTGCCGCCCCGCCCTGGTTGGCTGTCCTCCTGGCAGTCAGAGGACCTCCACCTCCGATGGCTGCGAACCCATCAAATGCGGCCTGGGCCTCCTGCTCGGCGCCGATGGCAGCTGTGTGGACGTCGACGAGTGCCAGTTGAACAACGGGGGCTGCTCGCATCGCTGCGAGAATAGCCAGGGCTCCTTCAAGTGCGCCTGCCCGGCCGGCTATCAGTTGGACAGCGATCTCAGGACGTGCCAGGACGTGGACGAGTGTTCGCTGGACAAGGAGAACTGTCTAGCTGGCAGCTGTGTCAATGAACCAGGCGGTTTCCGCTGCGAGTGCTCCTCCGGCAAGAGACTCTCCATTGATGGAAGGACCTGCCTGGATGTGCCTCAGCCACCAAGGGCTTCGCCTCTTCCCGAGCTACCAAGAGCAAATCCGTTTCCCACATTTCCCGAACTACCCAAAGCCCGTCCAGAAGAGCGACTGCCGCCTGCTCTTCCCGTCTTACCAAAAGCAAACCCATTTCCCTCATTTCCCGAGCTGGGCAAAGCTCCAAAATATCCTTCTGCAGCTCCAGAAGCACCAAGGTTTCCTTCTATTGAATCAGTGAATACCAGGCTTCCGCAGATTCCCTGGGTCACTCAGACACAACCCCAGCCACGGGATGCCTGTCCACGCTTCCAGGCGCCGGCGAACGGCAAGGCCCGCTGCAACAAGTATCGCCACAAGCGCAAGCAGTTCTACAACAGTCGCTGCAGGGTCACCTGCAATCCGGGCTTCACCCTCCAGGGATCGGAGATCAGGAGTTGCGGATCCGCTGGTGTTTGGGAGGGTCAGGAGAACAAGTGCGTGC CTCTTGTCCAGCGTCGTGTGCAGACCCAATCGATATGTCCTGCCCTGAAACAGGCCCGCAATGGTGTCATCTCTCCTGCAAGCTGTACACAGGGTCCTTCCAGCTTTGGGGCCATCTGCCACCTGCGGTGCAATGCTGGCTTTGTGCCTACTGGACCTTTGCTGGCCTCCTGCATGGCCCTGCAGGGCTGGTCCTTTGGATCTGATCTCAACTGTCAGCCGTTCGGCAGCAGCTTTTTCAACAATCGACTGCCCTGGATCCGATCGCAATCTCTGCAGAATATACCGTCAGTACAGCAGACAGCCACAAGAGCTCGGCCCTACATCAAATGTCCCGAGAATGTGGTCATCCTTCTGCATCGCGGTGAGGTCAAGGCTCATGTGACTCTGCAGAGGCCTGAGACGAATCTGGACTACCGAAATGTGGCTGTTTTTCCCGCCTGGGCCAAGCAGCTGGAGGCCCACCTTCCGGCTGGCGTCCACAAGATTGGGTTCCGGGCTCAGGACCCACAGACGAGGCAGAGTGCCGCCTGTCAAACGATCATCACCATCAAGGCGGCGCCAACGACAGAGTCCAATTTGTTCACCTTTTCCTCCGCTCCAGTTCAGAGTCATTCAGGGTTCTCCAGACCTGCTGCGTTTCCCACATTTTCCTCCCGGTCTTCAGCCCCTGCCCCCGCACCGTTTCCCACATTTCCCACACGGAGTACAGTCCGCCAACCAGCTGCATTTCCGACATTTTCCAGGTCCGCTCAATTTGCCAGACTATCTGCACTTCCTGAACCATCGACCCCATCTAGCCCCGCATCCTTCCCAACACTAGACTCTGTTCAAACGTCAAAGAATCTCATTGGTGTCGCTCCTGAGCGCAGTGAGAGCTTCAGGGTGGACCTAGGCTCAGATACATCCAACTATTGCCCACCCTCGATTGAGGTTCATCTGAAGGAGAATCAGAATCTGCGTTCGGTTGTCTGGGAAGAGCCCCGCTTCGAAGGCAAATTGTTGAAGATCTTCAAGTCTCAT TTTCCTGGTGCTTTGTTTAGGCTGGGCGATCATGCCATCAAATACGAGGCAACCACCACTGACGGTGTGACCCTCAGCTGCAGTTTCCACATTCATGTCAAGG CTGCCAAGCCCACACCTGCACCTGCACAACCAGAGATTGCCTATCCCGaatccgagtccgagtccctGTCCCTGAGTTCAGCGCCAGCACAACTAAGGGAGAAGCCTGCCACCAGCGGCAGTCTGTTCGATGGCCATGAGTCCTATGTGGTCTGTCCCGACAAAGAGCCCGTCCGAGTGACGGCCCACCAATCC GTCAACCTGCCCGTGGGCTGTACTCTGAAGAACGTGCGCCCGCAATCGAGTCCCCAGACGCATCTGAAACGCGGCACCCTCACCTCGCTCTGGCATAGGTACAATGCGAATTTCTAG